The following coding sequences lie in one Spinacia oleracea cultivar Varoflay chromosome 1, BTI_SOV_V1, whole genome shotgun sequence genomic window:
- the LOC130462120 gene encoding uncharacterized protein: MENTINPDTKRPYSITMIERLMHDIHFAVDPYNSSKKQALDVIHRLVKKFPIKRSPMRLRLTVGEKNFSTILEKLGTWNGEIVTMDESGTQFSVDDQKMAARLANTMCNSLKGRPALGRIFQGKEPPQFVAIFQPMVVLKVLAGIESIGIRKSTRP, translated from the exons ATGGAAAACACCATTAATCCTGACACGAAACGCCCTTACTCGATAACTATGATCGAACGTTTGATGCATGACATCCATTTTGCTGTTGATCCTTATAACAGTTCCAAAAAGCAG GCACTAGATGTTATTCACCGGCTTGTAAAGAAATTTCCCATCAAAAGATCTCCAATGAGACTTCGACTTACTGTTGGTGAGAAGAATTTTTCCACTATATTGGAGAAGCTAGGCACTTGGAATGGTGAGATTGTGACTATGGATGAATCTGGAACTCAATTTTCAGTT GATGACCAGAAGATGGCAGCAAGGTTGGCTAACACAATGTGCAATTCACTTAAAGGAAGACCTGCCCTG GGTCGTATTTTCCAAGGAAAGGAGCCACCTCAATTTGTTGCTATATTTCAGCCTATGGTTGTGCTAAAGGTACTTgcagggatcgagtcgattggaattagaaagtcaacacggccttaa
- the LOC130465407 gene encoding uncharacterized protein — protein sequence MAITQRIEESLRDYLTRFNNESTSIPNLQQEIAVVALMRGMNNCEFKKYMGRKSFTDLGSAVVKAHEYIKSDELMTIPNHFQSAPTKSIAPRPIQQTQQPQNRGYRRDNQKREYQGREHQKQTNHTYPAFHEYTPLNTLRAAIYNINKNENWKRPPPMSNKPRPQSKYYAFHEDCGHYTEECRDLKDNIEDIIRRGYLTQYRARQDSNNQHNHNQQNHNPNNRLPTTQTPLIIEQKAPETSRNAEARNTCQKRPTPHDDPLVLGLEVANFLVKRILVDGGSSANIIFWEAFTQIQIDEKEFTRVNYPVIGFFEATVFPEGSIRLPVQIGEGSVARDLMVDFLVIKVTVAYNIIVGRPFIHDAQAVVSTYHLTMIYMSNFEREERIRDSQESARSCYLTALKTPDRLALAMNITREAAVKRPARNQSSKPEGEQSLLPKKEKR from the exons ATGGCAATCACACAAAGGATCGAAGAATCCTTAAGAGATTACCTCACCAGGTTTAACAACGAGTCTACAAGCATACCCAACTTGCAGCAGGAAATAGCTGTGGTGGCTCTGATGAGGGGAATGAACAACTGCGAGTTCAAGAAGTATATGGGAAGGAAATCCTTTACAGACCTGGGGAGTGCGGTGGTAAAAGCCCACGAGTACATCAAAAGTGATGAACTGATGACAATCCCGAATCATTTCCAGTCAGCACCGACTAAAAGTATCGCACCCAGGCCCATCCAACAAACACAACAACCGCAAAATAGGGGATACAGAAGAGACAACCAGAAAAGAGAATACCAAGGGAGAGAGcaccaaaaacaaacaaaccatACCTACCCTGCATTCCACGAATACACCCCACTGAACACTCTAAGAGCTGCCATCTACAACATCAACAAAAATGAGAACTGGAAGAGACCACCTCCAATGAGTAACAAACCCAGACCGCAGTCGAAGTACTATGCTTTCCACGAGGACTGTGGGCACTACACAGAAGAGTGTAGAGATTTGAAAGATAACATCGAGGATATTATCAGGAGAGGCTACCTGACACAGTACAGAGCCCGGCAAGACAGCAACAATCAACACAACCACAACCAGCAAAACCATAACCCAAACAACAGATTGCCAACAACCCAAACACCGCTCATAATAGAACAAAAAGCACCAGAAACCAGCCGTAACGCAGAAGCTAGAAATACCTGCCAGAAGAGGCCGACA CCCCATGACGACCCATTGGTTTTAGGCCTTGAAGTAGCAAACTTTCTGGTAAAGAGAATACTGGTAGACGGCGGAAGTTCAGCCAATATAATATTCTGGGAAGCTTTCACTCAAATCCAAATAGACGAGAAGGAATTCACGAGAGTCAACTACCCGGTGATAGGATTCTTCGAGGCAACCGTCTTTCCAGAAGGAAGCATCAGGCTACCGGTACAAATCGGAGAGGGTAGCGTCGCAAGGGACCTGATGGTGGATTTCTTGGTAATAAAAGTGACGGTTGCGTACAACATCATCGTAGGCCGACCATTCATCCACGACGCACAAGCAGTAGTGTCAACATACCACCTAACCATGATATACATGTCTAACTtcgagagagaagagagaatcCGGGACAGTCAAGAGTCAGCAAGATCATGCTACTTGACGGCATTAAAAACACCAGACCGGCTAGCTCTAGCTATGAACATAACAAGAGAGGCGGCAGTGAAGAGACCCGCAAGAAACCAGAGCTCGAAACCAGAGGGTGAACAATCTTTGCTgccaaagaaagaaaaaagatag